A genomic stretch from Chitinophagaceae bacterium includes:
- the dusB gene encoding tRNA dihydrouridine synthase DusB, with protein sequence MVKIGNISLPEFPLLLAPMEDVSDPPFRAVCKDNGADLMFSEFISSEGLIRDAMKSLKKLDFDEEERPFGIQIFGGDEEALGLSAKICETVNPDLVDINFGCPVKKVAMKGAGAGVLKDIDLMVRLTASVVNSTSLPVTVKTRLGWDDNTRNIEEVAERLQDVGIKALSIHGRTRTQMYKGEADWTLIGKVKNNPRIQIPIFGNGDIDSAEKAVEYKNRYGVDGVMIGRAAIGYPWIFKEIKHFIKTGEHLAPPTIEQRVEVCKKHLHKSFDWKGPKVGIFEMRRHYANYLKGLPNIKDFRSRLVILNTVEEIDAVLDEIVAKFSGFEFEHSKIELINYHEKCPIN encoded by the coding sequence GTGGTAAAGATAGGTAACATATCGCTTCCTGAGTTTCCGCTCCTCCTTGCTCCAATGGAGGATGTGAGTGATCCGCCGTTCCGTGCTGTTTGCAAAGACAATGGTGCTGATCTGATGTTCAGTGAATTCATTAGCAGTGAGGGATTGATCCGTGATGCCATGAAAAGTTTGAAGAAACTTGATTTTGATGAAGAAGAACGACCCTTCGGTATCCAGATTTTTGGTGGTGATGAAGAAGCTCTGGGTTTGAGTGCAAAGATTTGCGAAACAGTGAATCCCGATTTGGTTGATATTAACTTTGGTTGCCCCGTAAAGAAGGTTGCCATGAAAGGTGCAGGTGCAGGCGTGTTAAAAGATATAGACCTGATGGTTCGTTTAACCGCTTCCGTTGTCAACTCTACTTCCTTACCCGTTACTGTTAAAACAAGATTGGGTTGGGATGATAACACGAGGAATATTGAAGAGGTTGCTGAACGTTTGCAGGATGTGGGCATTAAAGCTTTGAGCATTCATGGTCGCACACGTACACAGATGTATAAAGGTGAAGCCGACTGGACATTGATTGGTAAAGTGAAAAACAATCCACGCATTCAGATCCCCATTTTTGGCAATGGCGATATTGACAGTGCAGAAAAAGCGGTGGAATATAAAAACCGTTATGGTGTGGATGGTGTGATGATTGGCCGTGCTGCAATCGGTTATCCCTGGATCTTTAAAGAGATCAAACATTTTATTAAAACAGGTGAGCATCTTGCACCACCAACTATTGAACAACGTGTAGAAGTCTGCAAAAAACATTTACATAAATCCTTTGACTGGAAAGGACCTAAGGTTGGCATATTTGAAATGCGTCGCCATTACGCAAACTATTTAAAAGGGCTTCCCAACATAAAAGACTTCCGCAGCAGACTTGTTATATTAAACACAGTTGAAGAGATTGATGCTGTGCTTGATGAGATTGTTGCAAAATTCAGTGGCTTTGAATTTGAACATTCAAAGATTGAGTTGATCAACTATCACGAAAAGTGTCCGATTAACTAA
- a CDS encoding transposase, with product MHFEQEEAYHIYNRGNEKQPVFFSEKNYLFFLQKVRIEWMPFSDILAYTLMPNHFHFIIVPNKDGCRNIILKGKETHMQELSKAIGKTLSSYTQAINIEQKRTGNLFQKKTKAKCLTDSSERNTNHYLVTCVHYIHNNAYAANLVNSPFQWEFSSLKDYAGLRNGTLRNKELLFELSGLTNKDFSSGNIPSLNQNEIKNIFSL from the coding sequence ATGCACTTCGAACAAGAAGAAGCCTACCACATTTATAACCGTGGAAATGAAAAGCAACCTGTTTTCTTTTCAGAGAAAAACTATCTGTTCTTCCTGCAAAAAGTGAGAATAGAATGGATGCCTTTCTCCGATATTCTTGCCTACACGTTAATGCCTAACCATTTTCACTTCATAATCGTTCCCAACAAAGATGGCTGTAGAAATATTATTTTGAAAGGCAAAGAAACGCATATGCAGGAGTTGTCAAAAGCAATTGGTAAAACACTCAGTTCATATACACAGGCAATCAATATTGAGCAGAAAAGAACGGGGAATCTATTTCAAAAGAAAACAAAAGCAAAATGTTTAACAGATTCCAGTGAAAGAAATACAAACCACTACTTGGTAACCTGTGTTCATTACATTCACAATAATGCGTATGCAGCTAATCTTGTAAACTCTCCTTTTCAGTGGGAGTTCAGCTCTTTAAAAGATTATGCTGGTTTGCGCAATGGCACATTGCGCAATAAAGAATTATTGTTTGAACTATCAGGGCTTACAAATAAAGACTTTTCAAGTGGAAATATCCCTTCATTGAATCAAAACGAGATAAAAAATATTTTTAGTTTATAG
- a CDS encoding MBL fold metallo-hydrolase: MQKLPTHNPSLSFIKENWSGNILNEKQQYINLDGPAEKSFAELLKWQTEKNPLKPAKKKQQTTVDVVTNHHITSNREDGVVWLGHASFLFTLSGKHFITDPVLYNVGPVKRFTPLPCDVDALKQIDFILLSHNHRDHCDQKSMQQLCALNPNAIILTGLNIAPLLRSWKIANPIIEAGWYQRYNIETDVAITYLPAKHWNRRGLADMNNMLWGSFMIEGSKQKIYFGADSGLGIHFAEIAQLFPGIDIAILGIGAYKPEWFMASAHTSPADALVAFAQLKAKQFIPMHHGTFDLSDEPIFYPKQELLLLQEKSGITAVEHLSIGNKMEF, from the coding sequence ATGCAGAAATTACCAACTCATAATCCTTCACTTTCATTCATCAAAGAAAACTGGAGTGGAAACATCTTGAATGAAAAACAGCAGTACATTAACCTGGATGGGCCTGCTGAAAAAAGTTTTGCTGAATTGCTGAAATGGCAAACAGAGAAGAATCCTCTTAAGCCTGCAAAGAAGAAACAGCAAACAACAGTTGATGTTGTTACGAATCATCATATAACCAGTAACAGGGAAGATGGAGTTGTTTGGCTAGGGCACGCAAGTTTCCTGTTTACTCTCAGCGGCAAACATTTCATCACCGATCCTGTTTTGTATAATGTTGGTCCGGTAAAAAGATTTACTCCTTTGCCCTGTGATGTGGATGCATTAAAGCAGATCGACTTTATTTTATTATCCCATAATCATCGGGATCATTGCGATCAGAAGAGTATGCAGCAGCTGTGTGCATTAAACCCAAATGCAATTATATTAACGGGATTGAATATTGCTCCATTACTCCGGAGTTGGAAGATTGCCAATCCAATCATCGAAGCAGGCTGGTACCAGCGATACAATATTGAAACTGATGTTGCCATTACCTATTTGCCGGCGAAGCATTGGAACAGAAGAGGGCTTGCTGATATGAACAACATGCTTTGGGGAAGTTTTATGATTGAAGGAAGCAAACAAAAAATTTACTTTGGCGCCGATAGTGGATTGGGAATTCATTTTGCAGAAATTGCTCAACTGTTCCCCGGTATTGATATTGCCATTCTGGGCATTGGTGCTTACAAGCCTGAATGGTTTATGGCATCGGCACATACAAGCCCGGCTGATGCATTGGTTGCATTTGCACAATTGAAGGCAAAGCAGTTTATTCCCATGCATCACGGCACATTTGATTTAAGCGATGAACCTATCTTTTATCCCAAACAGGAACTGTTGCTGTTGCAGGAGAAATCAGGAATAACTGCAGTTGAACATCTTTCCATCGGAAACAAAATGGAGTTTTAG
- a CDS encoding hemolysin III family protein: protein MSVHHTSLRLEIANSITHGIGIIFGIAALPVLSAIAANKDHSIAVVGAAIFGFSFLLVFTFSTLYHAFQNPAVKKVLHVFDHISIYFLIAGTYTPFLLNYMMNATGIAMLSVLWGLTIIGTLFKVFYTGRFNFISTIVYIGMGWILVFSGREFFEAIPTPVLTMIIIGGVLYTLGTIFYLWEKLYFHHVIWHLFVLAAAICHYVAVLLMV, encoded by the coding sequence ATGTCAGTTCATCATACAAGCCTTCGTCTTGAAATTGCCAACAGTATTACACATGGTATCGGCATCATTTTCGGAATAGCAGCCTTACCTGTACTTAGTGCAATAGCAGCAAATAAGGATCATTCAATAGCCGTTGTTGGTGCAGCAATCTTTGGGTTTTCATTTTTACTGGTGTTTACATTCTCTACTTTGTATCATGCGTTTCAAAACCCGGCAGTAAAAAAAGTGCTGCATGTATTTGATCATATCAGTATTTATTTTCTGATAGCGGGAACTTACACTCCTTTCCTGTTAAACTATATGATGAACGCAACGGGTATTGCCATGCTGAGTGTGTTGTGGGGGTTAACGATCATTGGCACCCTGTTTAAAGTGTTTTATACCGGGCGGTTTAATTTTATTTCAACCATTGTTTACATTGGTATGGGCTGGATCTTAGTATTCAGTGGCCGGGAGTTTTTTGAAGCAATCCCCACGCCTGTGCTGACCATGATTATAATTGGCGGCGTATTGTATACACTGGGTACCATCTTTTATCTCTGGGAAAAATTGTATTTCCACCATGTGATCTGGCATTTGTTTGTGCTGGCTGCTGCCATCTGTCATTATGTGGCTGTATTATTAATGGTTTAA
- a CDS encoding glutathione peroxidase, translating into MTTRQKLLKAVYPVFMWMQGKKAKVLTNEKTQPPVSFYSLKGTLGNGGEFDFTQLKGKKVLLVNTASNCGYTNQYDDLQKLNEQFHNKLVILGFPANDFKEQEKGNDEEIAQFCKINFGVTFPLMKKSSVIRDADQNEVFKWLTDSTRNGWNRKQPSWNFSKYLINEEGVLIKYFDPSVSPLSEEVVTEIKK; encoded by the coding sequence ATGACAACAAGACAAAAACTATTAAAAGCAGTTTATCCTGTATTTATGTGGATGCAGGGAAAGAAAGCGAAAGTGCTGACTAACGAAAAAACACAACCGCCTGTTTCTTTCTATTCATTGAAAGGAACACTGGGTAACGGAGGCGAATTTGATTTCACACAACTCAAAGGGAAAAAAGTTTTGCTGGTGAATACGGCCAGTAATTGCGGTTACACCAATCAGTACGATGATTTGCAGAAACTGAATGAGCAGTTCCATAACAAACTTGTTATCCTTGGTTTTCCTGCCAACGATTTTAAAGAACAGGAAAAAGGAAATGATGAAGAGATTGCACAGTTCTGCAAGATCAATTTCGGTGTTACTTTTCCATTGATGAAAAAAAGTTCTGTGATTAGAGATGCTGATCAGAACGAGGTATTCAAATGGCTGACAGACTCCACCAGAAACGGATGGAACAGAAAACAGCCAAGCTGGAATTTTTCAAAATATTTAATTAATGAAGAAGGGGTGCTCATCAAATATTTCGATCCTTCTGTTTCACCTTTGAGTGAAGAAGTAGTAACCGAGATTAAAAAGTAA